The proteins below come from a single Streptomyces tubercidicus genomic window:
- a CDS encoding sugar ABC transporter permease — MSRTWALRKQKTAGGAVTAADRRRLAPEFGTQNPLEILKRRFHSGELGSVPVALGLIVVWIIFESLNENFLSPRNLSNLSVDIVGTGMISVGVVFVLLLGEIDLSVGSVSGLAAAAFAVLNVSHGVPEGLALLIAVLGGMAIGAVQGFFLAKVGVPAFVVTLAGLLGWNGLMLYILGANGTINIDDKGLLAMLTGYYFHNVAAAYGLAALGTAGYFLASYHDARRRRAAGVPARPLSEILLRTGVLAAIAMASAFVLNQFLGLPLALLIFLVVLVGLDCVLRRTRYGRMIFALGGSVEASRRTGLNVDLVRISVFMMSGTMAAVGGLFLASRVTSASQTSGAGLLLMDVIAAAVIGGTSLFGGRGRTWSALLGVLVIQSIASGVALMGIQTAVQFMITGGVLLIAVVIDSLSRRAQRAHGRL, encoded by the coding sequence ATGAGCCGGACATGGGCGCTCAGGAAGCAGAAGACGGCCGGCGGTGCGGTGACCGCTGCCGACCGGCGGCGGCTGGCGCCCGAGTTCGGTACCCAGAACCCGCTGGAGATCCTCAAGCGCAGGTTCCACAGCGGGGAGCTCGGCTCGGTCCCGGTCGCGCTCGGCCTGATCGTGGTCTGGATCATCTTCGAGAGCCTCAATGAGAACTTTCTGTCGCCGCGCAACCTGTCCAATCTGAGCGTGGACATCGTCGGCACCGGCATGATCTCGGTGGGCGTCGTCTTCGTGCTGCTGCTGGGCGAGATCGATCTCTCGGTCGGCTCGGTCAGCGGCCTGGCCGCGGCCGCGTTCGCGGTGCTGAATGTGAGTCACGGCGTGCCGGAGGGGCTCGCACTGCTCATCGCGGTGCTCGGCGGTATGGCGATCGGTGCCGTGCAGGGGTTCTTCCTCGCCAAGGTCGGGGTACCGGCGTTCGTGGTCACCCTTGCGGGGCTGCTGGGCTGGAACGGCCTGATGCTCTACATCCTGGGCGCCAACGGCACGATCAACATCGACGACAAGGGCCTGCTCGCGATGCTGACCGGCTACTACTTCCACAATGTGGCCGCCGCGTACGGCCTGGCGGCGCTGGGCACCGCCGGGTACTTCCTGGCTTCGTACCATGACGCGCGGCGGCGCCGGGCCGCCGGTGTGCCCGCCCGGCCGCTGAGCGAGATCCTGCTGCGCACCGGCGTGCTGGCGGCGATCGCGATGGCCTCGGCGTTCGTCCTCAATCAGTTCCTGGGGCTCCCGCTGGCCCTGTTGATCTTCCTGGTGGTGCTGGTCGGTCTGGACTGTGTGCTGCGCCGGACCCGCTACGGACGCATGATCTTCGCGCTCGGCGGCAGCGTCGAAGCCTCCCGCCGCACCGGCCTCAATGTGGATCTGGTCCGTATCTCGGTCTTCATGATGTCCGGCACGATGGCGGCGGTCGGCGGGCTGTTCCTGGCCTCGCGGGTCACCTCGGCCAGTCAGACCTCGGGGGCGGGTCTGCTGCTGATGGACGTCATCGCGGCGGCGGTGATCGGCGGCACCAGTCTGTTCGGCGGCCGGGGCCGCACCTGGTCGGCTCTGCTCGGTGTCCTGGTGATCCAGTCGATCGCCTCCGGTGTGGCCCTGATGGGCATCCAGACGGCCGTGCAGTTCATGATCACGGGCGGGGTGCTGCTGATCGCCGTGGTCATCGACTCGCTGTCGCGGCGGGCGCAGCGGGCGCACGGACGGCTCTGA
- a CDS encoding ATP-binding cassette domain-containing protein has product MESGATLRRPRPVPPLLALRGIFKRYGAVQALADVDLEIRAGQVVALVGDNGAGKSTLIRVIAGVDPADEGVVEWEGRPVHLARPHDAQDLGIATVYQDLALCDNLDVVGNLFLGREIHRGGVLDEVEMERLTLDLLDMLAIRMPDVRLPVASLSGGQRQTVAISRSLLGEPRLVLLDEPTASLGIEQTAQVLDLVDQLRERGLGVLLISHNMGDIKAVADWIAVLRLGRNNGFFDVTTTSHEQIISSITGATDNAVTRRKAPEWEGES; this is encoded by the coding sequence ATGGAGTCCGGCGCAACTCTCCGGCGGCCGAGGCCGGTACCGCCGCTGCTGGCGCTGCGCGGCATCTTCAAGCGGTACGGCGCCGTCCAGGCCCTGGCCGATGTCGATCTGGAGATCCGCGCCGGTCAGGTCGTCGCGCTCGTGGGCGACAACGGCGCCGGAAAGTCCACGCTGATCAGAGTGATCGCCGGAGTCGATCCCGCCGATGAGGGCGTGGTGGAGTGGGAGGGCCGGCCGGTTCACCTCGCCCGCCCGCACGACGCCCAGGACCTGGGAATCGCCACCGTCTACCAGGACCTCGCGCTGTGCGACAACCTCGATGTGGTCGGCAATCTCTTCCTCGGCCGGGAGATCCACCGGGGCGGTGTGCTCGACGAGGTGGAGATGGAGCGCCTCACCCTGGACCTGCTCGACATGCTGGCCATCCGGATGCCCGACGTCCGCCTGCCGGTCGCCTCGCTCTCCGGCGGCCAGCGGCAGACCGTCGCGATCTCCCGCTCGCTCCTCGGCGAGCCCCGGCTGGTGCTGCTCGACGAGCCCACCGCGTCCCTGGGCATCGAACAGACCGCCCAGGTCCTCGACCTCGTCGACCAGCTGCGGGAGCGCGGTCTCGGGGTGCTGCTCATCAGCCACAACATGGGTGACATCAAGGCGGTCGCGGACTGGATCGCCGTACTGCGGCTGGGCCGGAACAACGGGTTCTTCGATGTGACGACCACCTCGCACGAACAGATCATCTCCTCCATCACCGGGGCCACGGACAACGCCGTGACCCGCCGCAAGGCGCCGGAATGGGAAGGGGAGTCATGA
- a CDS encoding substrate-binding domain-containing protein, with amino-acid sequence MRARLRGAAALLVGVCLVAGPVACGEAGGARESGGSASGGAPKIGVLLPDNTSRLYHFDKPLIEKKIHRLCPDCTVETVSAQHDVATQQQQMDAMITKQVQVLILDAVDSKSLRSSVESARRAGIPVVAYDRLVEGPVSAYVSFNGATVGRLQGEALLKALGPQARHAQIVMMNGASSDPNSAWFKQGALAVLKGRVKIGKVYETGDWRPENANRNMSAAISALGADHIDGVYSANDGLAAGIIAALHAAKVTPLPPITGQDAELAAIQRLVTGDQIMTVYKPFAPEAGTAAAMAVALGRGEKLKGITTHTVNSPTHRGIPAVLLTPVSVNVHNIKNTVVKDGMYRIDQICTPKFESACKKAGLLR; translated from the coding sequence GTGCGTGCCCGTCTGCGTGGCGCCGCTGCCCTGCTCGTCGGGGTGTGCCTGGTGGCCGGCCCGGTCGCCTGCGGAGAGGCCGGCGGGGCACGGGAGTCAGGCGGGTCCGCCTCCGGGGGCGCCCCGAAGATCGGGGTGCTGCTCCCGGACAACACCTCGCGCCTCTACCACTTCGACAAGCCGCTGATCGAGAAGAAGATCCATCGGCTGTGCCCCGATTGCACGGTGGAGACGGTCAGCGCGCAGCACGATGTGGCCACTCAGCAGCAGCAGATGGACGCGATGATCACCAAGCAGGTTCAGGTGCTGATCCTGGACGCCGTCGACTCCAAGTCGCTGCGTTCGTCGGTGGAGAGCGCGCGGCGGGCCGGGATCCCGGTCGTCGCCTATGACCGTCTCGTCGAGGGGCCGGTGTCCGCCTATGTCTCCTTCAACGGTGCGACGGTCGGCAGGCTGCAGGGCGAGGCGCTGCTCAAGGCGCTCGGCCCCCAAGCGCGTCACGCCCAGATCGTCATGATGAACGGCGCTTCGTCGGACCCCAACTCCGCCTGGTTCAAGCAGGGCGCGCTCGCCGTGCTCAAGGGCAGGGTGAAGATCGGGAAGGTCTATGAGACCGGTGACTGGCGGCCGGAGAACGCGAATCGCAATATGTCCGCCGCCATCTCGGCGCTCGGCGCCGACCATATCGACGGCGTCTACTCCGCGAATGACGGTCTGGCCGCCGGTATCATCGCCGCCCTGCATGCCGCCAAGGTCACCCCGCTGCCGCCGATCACCGGCCAGGACGCCGAACTCGCCGCCATTCAGCGCTTGGTGACGGGTGATCAGATCATGACGGTCTACAAGCCCTTCGCGCCCGAGGCGGGCACCGCCGCCGCCATGGCCGTCGCGCTGGGACGCGGCGAGAAGCTCAAAGGCATCACGACACACACGGTCAACAGCCCCACCCACCGCGGCATCCCGGCCGTACTGCTCACCCCGGTCTCCGTGAATGTGCACAACATCAAGAACACCGTGGTCAAGGACGGCATGTACCGGATCGATCAGATCTGTACCCCCAAGTTCGAGTCCGCCTGCAAGAAGGCGGGGCTCCTCAGGTAA